The following are from one region of the Syntrophobacterales bacterium genome:
- a CDS encoding Fic family protein translates to MKKTGRYDTTSLIEDQYEPGARGYVLKNLLGIKTKRMMDDVESEELKRATRWAMRNFDRDHVFTADDICTLHRIWLESIYVWAGQYRQIIMSKGDFTFAFPAQILRLMAELENKLLTRHTPCRAGSLAALAEVLAVVHVELLLIHPFREGNGRIARLLAVVMALQAGMPYLDFSKIKGKKKNEYFAAVRAGIDRNYDPMSEIFKGLLSFALKAAEQRKDS, encoded by the coding sequence ATGAAAAAAACGGGACGATATGATACTACCTCACTTATTGAAGACCAATATGAACCTGGGGCGCGTGGTTACGTTCTGAAGAATTTGTTGGGGATCAAAACGAAGCGCATGATGGACGATGTGGAATCGGAGGAGCTTAAACGGGCTACGAGATGGGCAATGCGGAACTTTGACCGGGATCATGTTTTCACGGCAGACGATATTTGCACGTTGCATCGGATCTGGCTGGAGAGCATCTACGTCTGGGCAGGACAATATCGTCAAATAATCATGAGCAAAGGCGATTTCACTTTCGCGTTCCCGGCGCAGATCCTAAGACTTATGGCGGAGTTGGAAAATAAGCTCTTGACTCGCCACACTCCCTGTCGCGCAGGCTCACTTGCGGCCTTGGCGGAGGTATTGGCAGTTGTTCATGTGGAATTGCTGCTGATCCACCCTTTTCGGGAGGGCAATGGCAGGATTGCACGGCTACTGGCCGTGGTGATGGCCCTTCAGGCCGGAATGCCGTATCTTGACTTCAGCAAGATCAAAGGAAAGAAAAAAAATGAATACTTCGCCGCAGTACGGGCAGGTATTGACCGAAATTATGATCCAATGAGCGAGATTTTTAAGGGTTTGCTTTCTTTTGCTTTGAAGGCCGCCGAACAGAGGAAGGATTCTTGA
- a CDS encoding DNA repair exonuclease: MIRFIHAADAHLDSPLQGLEAHEGAPVDVLRGATRRAFENLVQLAIDENVDFLVIAGDLYDGDWKDYSTGLFFRGQMARLRDKDIPVYLIAGNHDAASLISRKLSLPDNVHTFSTRTVESKEVSGHPVVIHGHGFPNRAVPENLADGYPAAVPNKFNLGLLHTSLTGRTGHDTYAPCSEKDLCQKGYGYWALGHIHQPEVICQDPWIVFTGSCQGRDARETGPHGCRLVTVNDSLVVEKAEWRDLDVVRWQVLEIDLAGVTEETEALSRASRAMANAVSEAEGRLVAARVVFTGATPLHGSLHRDADRWRAELLGRAQDQGGDAIWLERIKVSTSPVYDLAKLAERDALTKIVLETLEQARVEPGLFPSEIKEMLDILPTEIRTDVESDWCESQRADAMEDVRAIILAALGTKGGQAS; this comes from the coding sequence ATGATACGTTTCATCCACGCTGCTGATGCCCACCTCGACAGCCCGCTTCAGGGTCTCGAGGCCCACGAAGGAGCGCCTGTTGATGTCCTCCGAGGGGCAACACGCCGGGCTTTCGAAAATCTGGTCCAACTGGCCATCGATGAGAATGTCGACTTCCTGGTCATCGCTGGGGATCTCTACGATGGGGATTGGAAGGATTACAGCACCGGCCTATTTTTCCGGGGACAGATGGCGCGATTGCGCGATAAGGACATCCCCGTTTACCTGATCGCAGGAAACCACGATGCGGCCTCGTTGATTTCCAGAAAACTGAGCCTCCCGGATAATGTGCACACGTTCTCCACCCGGACGGTGGAATCGAAGGAAGTATCAGGACATCCCGTGGTCATCCACGGACACGGTTTCCCGAACCGGGCCGTGCCCGAAAATCTTGCTGACGGTTATCCCGCCGCTGTGCCCAACAAGTTCAACCTTGGGTTACTGCACACGAGTCTGACTGGCCGCACCGGTCATGACACCTATGCCCCGTGCTCGGAAAAGGACCTGTGCCAGAAAGGCTATGGTTACTGGGCACTCGGACATATCCACCAACCTGAGGTGATCTGCCAGGATCCCTGGATCGTGTTCACGGGGAGCTGTCAGGGGCGGGATGCCCGGGAGACTGGGCCACACGGATGCCGATTAGTCACGGTAAATGATTCACTGGTCGTGGAGAAGGCGGAGTGGCGTGACCTTGATGTCGTTCGGTGGCAGGTCCTTGAGATCGATCTTGCAGGGGTAACAGAAGAGACGGAAGCGCTTAGTCGTGCGTCAAGAGCGATGGCCAACGCTGTGAGTGAAGCGGAGGGGCGATTGGTCGCCGCCAGGGTTGTGTTCACAGGAGCCACGCCTCTACACGGTTCGCTTCATAGGGATGCGGACCGCTGGCGCGCCGAATTACTGGGCCGAGCCCAAGATCAGGGAGGGGATGCCATCTGGCTCGAACGAATCAAGGTGTCAACATCCCCTGTGTATGATCTGGCAAAACTTGCGGAACGGGATGCTCTCACCAAAATCGTTTTGGAGACATTGGAACAAGCGAGGGTCGAACCTGGGCTATTTCCCTCCGAGATCAAGGAGATGCTCGATATTTTACCGACTGAAATCCGAACCGACGTTGAATCTGACTGGTGCGAGAGCCAGCGGGCAGACGCGATGGAGGATGTGCGGGCCATTATTTTGGCTGCCTTGGGAACGAAGGGAGGTCAGGCCTCATGA